A single window of Candidatus Omnitrophota bacterium DNA harbors:
- a CDS encoding TIGR00180 family glycosyltransferase produces MSEWLTLCVPTINRPAFLGRLLRYYAAASAPYRIAIADSSDPVRAEQNQQIIRRLAGRLHVVYRQYPGMSVGACFEAMNQTLDTPYCALLGDDDFLCPPGLERCVEFLEGHPDYGAAHGIGLHFQTEGGHPHGPIGRVGPYPQAVLETDTGAQRLGEFVMKSLYVLIYSVHRAAIWRSMFTGVGAMEDIKTQNGFKNEVLATCVSAVRGKVKALDGLYLFRQVHQRNTPVPHVYEWLTDPEWFPSYRIFEDRVSEELMRQDQLPMEQARQIVRDVFWSYLAKVMMGVREKELRRPSRQGTLSSLRRAARAIPWLRRSGRAARSMFDRYQRPWSLSALLHPSSPYHTDFMAVARAVEDLRQTVEQPSGEAVAV; encoded by the coding sequence ATGAGCGAATGGCTCACCCTGTGCGTGCCGACGATTAATCGCCCGGCGTTCCTCGGGCGGCTGCTGCGGTACTACGCGGCGGCGTCTGCGCCGTATCGAATCGCCATTGCCGATTCCAGCGACCCGGTGCGCGCCGAGCAGAATCAGCAGATCATCCGCCGGCTGGCGGGCCGGTTGCACGTGGTGTACCGGCAGTACCCAGGGATGAGCGTGGGCGCATGTTTTGAAGCCATGAATCAGACGCTGGACACACCGTACTGCGCGCTGCTGGGCGATGATGACTTCCTCTGCCCGCCAGGCTTGGAGCGATGCGTGGAGTTTCTCGAGGGACATCCTGACTACGGGGCGGCGCACGGGATCGGGCTGCACTTCCAAACTGAAGGCGGCCATCCTCACGGACCGATCGGGAGGGTCGGGCCGTACCCCCAAGCGGTCCTCGAAACCGACACCGGAGCCCAACGGCTGGGCGAGTTTGTGATGAAAAGCTTGTACGTCCTGATCTATTCGGTCCATCGCGCCGCGATCTGGCGATCGATGTTCACCGGGGTGGGCGCGATGGAAGACATCAAGACGCAAAACGGATTCAAGAACGAAGTGCTCGCGACGTGCGTCTCTGCGGTCCGCGGCAAAGTCAAAGCGCTCGATGGCCTCTACTTGTTTCGCCAGGTCCATCAGCGCAACACGCCAGTGCCCCATGTCTACGAGTGGCTGACCGATCCGGAATGGTTTCCTTCGTATCGCATTTTTGAGGATCGTGTCAGCGAAGAGCTCATGCGGCAAGATCAGTTGCCGATGGAGCAGGCGCGCCAGATCGTCCGAGACGTGTTTTGGTCCTACTTGGCCAAGGTCATGATGGGGGTACGGGAGAAAGAGCTTCGCCGTCCGAGCCGCCAGGGGACGCTTTCGTCTCTGCGAAGAGCGGCTCGAGCGATTCCCTGGCTCCGCCGCAGCGGCCGGGCTGCGCGATCCATGTTTGACCGCTATCAGCGCCCGTGGTCGCTGTCCGCCCTCTTGCATCCGTCATCACCGTACCACACCGATTTCATGGCGGTGGCGCGGGCCGTGGAGGACCTCAGGCAGACGGTTGAACAGCCGTCAGGGGAGGCGGTGGCGGTCTGA
- a CDS encoding Gfo/Idh/MocA family oxidoreductase produces the protein MKIAVLGTGSIGLRHLGLLRTIDGARPIAIPIRASRRSELRALGYETAEDLAAAAALGASLCLVATDTGRHETDSREALQRGFDLLVEKPVATDAEAALRVLERARALQRRVFVGCVVRFSESLKTFRQRLADVGEAHAVRIECQSYLPSWRPDRPHQNSYSARAEEGGVLRDLIHEIDYAGWIFGWPVALSARLRNTGRLGIAAEEMAELMWETPAGASVSVALDYLTQPPRRRMRVSGSRGTIEWDGMEQTVTVDFPGGSRTTVPSSQTRDAMIREELLAWLNARHGVVDERLATAEEGLRALAVCDAARQASDAHREATVEERWPVPLSA, from the coding sequence ATGAAAATCGCAGTCTTGGGCACCGGCAGCATCGGCCTGCGCCATCTGGGGCTGTTGCGGACCATCGACGGGGCTCGGCCGATCGCCATTCCCATCAGAGCGTCGCGGCGCAGCGAACTGCGCGCCCTCGGGTACGAGACGGCGGAGGATCTGGCGGCCGCCGCAGCGCTGGGGGCGAGCCTGTGCCTTGTGGCGACCGACACCGGCCGCCATGAAACCGACAGCCGTGAAGCGCTGCAGCGCGGCTTCGACTTGTTGGTGGAAAAACCTGTGGCGACGGATGCCGAGGCGGCCTTGCGCGTGCTGGAACGCGCTCGAGCCTTGCAGCGCCGGGTCTTCGTCGGCTGCGTGGTGCGATTCTCCGAGTCGCTGAAGACGTTTCGCCAGCGGCTGGCTGATGTGGGCGAGGCGCACGCGGTCCGGATTGAATGCCAATCATACCTTCCGTCGTGGAGGCCGGATCGGCCGCACCAGAACTCGTATTCCGCGCGCGCCGAGGAGGGCGGGGTACTGCGCGATTTGATTCACGAGATCGATTACGCCGGATGGATCTTCGGATGGCCGGTCGCACTCTCCGCTCGGCTGCGGAATACCGGCCGGCTTGGGATTGCGGCCGAGGAGATGGCGGAATTAATGTGGGAGACCCCGGCCGGAGCCAGCGTTTCCGTGGCGCTGGATTATCTCACACAGCCGCCGCGGCGGCGGATGCGGGTGAGCGGGTCGCGCGGCACCATCGAATGGGATGGGATGGAGCAGACCGTCACCGTGGATTTCCCCGGGGGCTCGCGCACGACCGTTCCTTCATCCCAGACCCGTGATGCGATGATCCGTGAAGAGTTGCTCGCGTGGCTCAATGCCCGTCACGGTGTCGTGGATGAGCGGCTGGCGACCGCGGAGGAAGGCCTTCGGGCACTCGCCGTCTGTGACGCGGCGCGCCAGGCCTCGGATGCGCATCGAGAGGCAACTGTGGAGGAGCGATGGCCAGTGCCATTAAGCGCTTAG
- a CDS encoding putative sugar O-methyltransferase — MIEREPAELMAGIEQDLAAYRECGLLEHRGDRLTSEWALQVKEQPGRFIRPDGTIDTERLRNFRKLLIFLKDVPSFSLQWWNRWTLLGGGRRGSVKMLRENLALLKTHGYDALLKKHPCSMVGHPYVFRTDGYQFTYRWFRHIYFLGLLQRVLGSRLSGELTPPHGAGFTELSIGGGYGVFSYVLKREYPAARSILVDFPEQLLLARYFLGRSFPQARIAGMAQIAQLPSISREFIQAHDFVLVPCQYYPRLEGGSVDLVTNFISFGEMTPEWFRFYVEAPPFTSAKWFFTVNRVQSRPVYDSDLTILDYPIWDAAKRLHFGLCPALSSYFTQRGVFLMERTAHAPFFEYLGEK; from the coding sequence ATGATTGAGAGAGAACCAGCCGAGCTGATGGCGGGCATCGAGCAGGATCTGGCCGCCTACCGGGAGTGCGGATTGCTTGAGCATCGCGGGGATCGCCTGACATCGGAATGGGCGCTGCAGGTGAAAGAGCAGCCCGGGCGGTTCATCCGACCTGATGGCACGATCGACACGGAGCGGCTGCGCAATTTCAGGAAGCTGCTGATCTTTCTGAAAGATGTCCCGTCCTTCTCGCTGCAGTGGTGGAACCGCTGGACGCTTCTCGGCGGAGGACGGCGAGGGTCGGTGAAGATGCTTCGTGAAAATCTCGCCCTCCTCAAAACCCATGGCTACGACGCCTTGCTGAAAAAACATCCGTGCTCGATGGTGGGCCACCCGTACGTCTTTCGCACCGACGGTTACCAGTTCACGTATCGCTGGTTCAGGCACATTTACTTTCTTGGCCTGCTGCAACGGGTCTTAGGCAGCCGTCTCAGCGGGGAGCTCACCCCGCCCCATGGGGCGGGGTTCACCGAACTTTCCATCGGCGGCGGCTATGGCGTGTTTTCCTATGTGCTCAAGCGCGAATATCCGGCGGCCCGGTCAATCCTTGTGGATTTTCCAGAGCAGCTGCTCTTGGCTCGCTACTTTCTCGGACGAAGTTTTCCTCAGGCTCGGATCGCCGGCATGGCGCAGATCGCTCAGTTGCCGTCCATCTCGCGCGAGTTCATCCAGGCGCATGATTTTGTGCTCGTCCCATGCCAGTATTACCCTCGGCTTGAGGGCGGGAGTGTGGATCTCGTCACCAACTTTATTTCCTTCGGTGAAATGACGCCTGAGTGGTTCAGGTTCTATGTGGAGGCCCCGCCGTTTACATCGGCGAAGTGGTTCTTTACCGTCAACCGCGTGCAATCGCGTCCGGTGTACGACAGCGACCTGACGATCCTTGACTATCCGATTTGGGATGCGGCGAAACGGCTGCACTTCGGGCTGTGTCCGGCCCTCTCCTCATATTTTACCCAGCGGGGAGTGTTCTTGATGGAGCGGACGGCGCACGCGCCGTTTTTCGAATACCTCGGCGAGAAGTAA
- a CDS encoding class I SAM-dependent methyltransferase — translation MTTQLQQRPRVRASRKTTAGIMEQLDAWVASHGNGRYERSDWVPMDAFMIPDDAGIQQDRDEIQEFVDVLLKRQHCATALEVGLGYYGSTHFLWRLIFNRVITIEKSHERVRSFGTSMRRFYKRWVLDDRRSAFLIGMSYEPSTVQNAYQSASDGVDLLFIDGDHQYHSVLTDWLLYSPLVRPGGLVAFHDIGLTVKGQYGVPEFLRRLSSGALDGTRRTLRTIQRTKNLGIAFYEA, via the coding sequence ATGACGACCCAACTTCAGCAGCGCCCGCGGGTGAGAGCCTCTCGCAAGACCACCGCCGGGATCATGGAGCAGCTCGATGCATGGGTGGCATCACACGGCAACGGCCGGTATGAGCGAAGCGATTGGGTGCCGATGGATGCCTTCATGATCCCGGATGACGCCGGCATTCAGCAGGACCGGGATGAGATTCAGGAGTTTGTCGATGTGCTGCTCAAGCGCCAACACTGCGCGACCGCGCTTGAAGTCGGCCTGGGCTACTACGGCAGCACGCATTTTCTGTGGCGGCTCATCTTCAACCGCGTCATCACGATCGAAAAATCGCATGAGCGCGTGCGCAGCTTCGGCACGAGCATGCGCCGGTTCTACAAGCGGTGGGTCTTGGATGACCGGCGCAGCGCCTTCCTGATCGGCATGAGCTATGAACCCTCGACGGTGCAAAACGCGTATCAGAGCGCTTCGGATGGTGTTGATCTGTTGTTCATCGACGGCGATCACCAGTACCACTCAGTGCTCACCGATTGGCTGCTCTACAGCCCGCTGGTCCGCCCGGGCGGGCTGGTGGCGTTTCATGATATCGGCTTGACGGTCAAAGGCCAGTACGGCGTTCCGGAATTCCTGCGCCGGTTGTCCTCCGGCGCGCTTGATGGCACGCGGCGCACACTGCGCACCATTCAGCGCACCAAGAACTTGGGGATCGCATTCTATGAAGCCTAA
- a CDS encoding acylneuraminate cytidylyltransferase family protein — protein MASAIKRLAVIPARTGSKELPGKNVRPFAGVPLIAHTILFAKGCPQVTRCIVSTDSSSIADVARQFGAEVPFLRPEALAQDDTPLWPVLRHALAMAEAEDGQPYDELLLLDPTSPARTIEDVTGALRRLHEAPSADGVVSVSRPEFNPVWHCVVEQDGWMADLIPGGGRITRRQDAPVVYRINGALYIWRTRFLRAAQPSWRTGRHVIYEIPESRAISIDTLEAFERAELLVKSGMIAFPWMQGQHASR, from the coding sequence ATGGCCAGTGCCATTAAGCGCTTAGCGGTCATCCCGGCGCGAACCGGCTCAAAAGAGCTGCCGGGGAAAAACGTGCGGCCCTTTGCCGGGGTGCCGTTGATCGCCCACACGATTCTCTTTGCCAAAGGGTGCCCCCAGGTTACGCGGTGCATCGTGTCAACGGATTCATCGTCAATCGCCGACGTCGCGCGGCAGTTCGGGGCCGAGGTCCCGTTTCTGCGTCCGGAGGCGTTGGCGCAAGATGACACTCCGCTGTGGCCGGTTCTTCGGCACGCGTTGGCGATGGCGGAAGCCGAGGACGGCCAGCCGTATGACGAATTACTGCTGCTGGATCCGACCTCGCCGGCACGAACGATCGAGGATGTGACCGGAGCGTTGCGCCGGCTTCATGAGGCTCCGTCGGCCGATGGTGTGGTTAGCGTCTCGCGTCCGGAGTTCAATCCGGTCTGGCACTGCGTGGTGGAGCAGGACGGATGGATGGCGGACCTGATCCCTGGCGGCGGCCGAATCACCCGCCGGCAAGACGCTCCGGTGGTGTATCGGATTAACGGCGCGCTCTACATTTGGCGCACGAGATTTCTTCGAGCCGCCCAGCCGTCCTGGCGGACGGGACGCCATGTGATCTATGAGATTCCGGAGTCTCGGGCGATTTCCATCGACACCTTGGAGGCGTTTGAGCGGGCCGAGCTGCTGGTGAAAAGCGGGATGATTGCCTTCCCGTGGATGCAAGGACAGCATGCCAGCCGCTAA
- a CDS encoding Gfo/Idh/MocA family oxidoreductase produces MSMPLDAQPLVSSAELAAALAATDLRGNTATVIGYGTMGQQFVQALRALHLRRVRVCSRSPQSIEPLKPLEGLEAISGGFEHLQCRPQPDELGIIATPTAFLAAAADRLAALGFRRLLIEKPIALRSDEIERLADRLERQGVDAACAYNRVSYPSFHEARARAAQDGGITSCTYTFTEMIKPDWPQRFPAEELRRWGIANSLHVMSMAHGLIGWPSTWNGQRAGSLPWHPTGAVFVGSGVSVRGIPFSYHADWGSTGRWSVELHTAVSSYRFCPLEQCFRRTSALGVWEEVPVAAFAPEIKVGIVEEVAAMLDPGIRAGVPLMSLRDAAVLTRFGESVFGYDD; encoded by the coding sequence ATGAGCATGCCATTGGACGCGCAGCCGCTCGTGTCCTCTGCCGAGCTTGCCGCCGCGCTTGCCGCAACCGACCTTCGCGGTAACACGGCCACGGTGATCGGCTATGGCACCATGGGCCAGCAGTTTGTCCAAGCGCTGCGAGCCCTTCACCTGCGCCGCGTGCGGGTCTGCTCTCGGTCGCCGCAGTCGATCGAGCCGCTGAAGCCGCTCGAGGGTCTTGAAGCCATCAGCGGAGGATTCGAGCATCTGCAGTGCCGTCCCCAACCGGATGAGTTAGGCATCATTGCCACGCCGACCGCGTTCTTGGCGGCTGCGGCCGACCGGCTCGCCGCTTTAGGTTTTCGGCGGCTGCTCATCGAAAAACCGATCGCGCTGCGGTCGGATGAAATCGAGCGGCTGGCGGATCGGCTGGAGCGCCAGGGCGTGGATGCGGCATGCGCGTACAACCGGGTGAGCTATCCATCGTTCCATGAGGCGCGCGCACGGGCGGCACAGGACGGTGGGATCACCTCGTGCACCTACACATTCACCGAGATGATCAAACCGGATTGGCCCCAGCGGTTTCCTGCCGAGGAGCTGCGGCGATGGGGGATTGCCAACAGCCTGCACGTGATGAGCATGGCCCACGGGCTGATCGGTTGGCCATCGACGTGGAACGGGCAGCGCGCCGGATCATTGCCCTGGCATCCGACGGGTGCAGTATTTGTCGGCTCCGGTGTCTCGGTGCGCGGGATCCCGTTTAGCTACCATGCAGATTGGGGCTCCACCGGCCGCTGGTCGGTGGAACTGCATACGGCGGTCTCATCGTATCGGTTCTGCCCGCTCGAGCAGTGTTTCAGAAGGACATCAGCGCTCGGGGTCTGGGAGGAAGTGCCGGTGGCGGCATTCGCCCCTGAGATCAAAGTCGGGATTGTTGAGGAAGTCGCAGCCATGCTGGATCCCGGCATCAGAGCTGGCGTTCCTCTGATGTCCTTGCGCGATGCCGCCGTATTGACGCGGTTTGGCGAATCGGTCTTTGGCTACGATGATTGA
- a CDS encoding SDR family oxidoreductase, translating to MRSIAELMDLHGRRAVVTGGAGHVGRVIGATLIELGATVTLLDLDASAVRARARELSRSGSGEALGLACDLTDEAETRGTLRTAVKAMGGVDILIHNAAYVGNLSRPGWSVPFEQQTVEGWDAALRVNLTAAFVMAQETHKALGASGHGSIVLIGSIYGVSAPDFRLYEGTAMANPAAYAASKGGLLQLMRYLATWLAPRVRVNAISPGGLLRGQPSSFQQRYVERTPLGRMGTEEDVKGAVAYLASDLSAYVTGHNLMVDGGWTAW from the coding sequence ATGCGATCTATCGCGGAGTTGATGGATCTTCATGGCCGACGCGCCGTGGTGACGGGTGGGGCCGGGCATGTGGGGCGGGTCATCGGCGCAACACTCATCGAGCTAGGTGCGACGGTGACACTGCTGGATCTCGACGCGTCCGCCGTTCGCGCGCGCGCCCGGGAACTCTCGAGATCCGGAAGCGGCGAAGCGCTCGGGCTGGCGTGCGACTTGACGGATGAGGCCGAGACGCGCGGCACGCTGCGGACCGCGGTCAAGGCGATGGGCGGAGTCGACATTCTGATTCACAATGCCGCCTATGTGGGCAACCTGTCTCGGCCTGGCTGGTCGGTGCCGTTTGAGCAGCAAACCGTGGAGGGGTGGGATGCTGCGCTGCGTGTGAATTTGACCGCGGCATTTGTGATGGCGCAGGAAACCCACAAGGCGCTGGGTGCCTCAGGCCATGGCAGCATCGTTCTGATCGGCTCCATCTATGGCGTTTCCGCGCCGGACTTTCGTCTCTATGAGGGGACCGCGATGGCCAACCCGGCGGCGTATGCGGCGTCCAAAGGCGGGCTGCTGCAATTGATGCGGTATTTAGCTACGTGGCTCGCCCCCCGGGTGCGGGTCAATGCCATTTCTCCCGGCGGGCTGTTGCGCGGCCAGCCGAGCAGCTTCCAACAGCGCTACGTAGAGCGGACACCGCTTGGCCGGATGGGAACCGAGGAGGATGTGAAAGGTGCGGTCGCCTACCTCGCCAGCGATCTTTCGGCATACGTCACAGGACATAATCTGATGGTGGATGGAGGATGGACCGCGTGGTGA
- a CDS encoding TIGR00180 family glycosyltransferase, with amino-acid sequence MLTLCVPTKDRSDFVGRLLRYCAEVRMPYRVMIGDASHPEHVQRTQATVRSVQSLVNVEHHLCPGLSSCATLESLSRRITTPYSVFLGDDDFLCPSGLKRCAEFLDAHPEYSAAHGEGLRFQTEGNGAQGAIGVVASYPQAVISASTGAQRLKEFFTASLYTLLYSVHRTETWQAMFQGLSSLEGVQNRNMFKDELIAVSVSVIRGKVKALPRLSLIHQVHEDSYRFPHVYDWIAHPSWYPSFQAFRQRLIDELIRQDGISAEDASRVVARVFWPYLARIIGDEWRKQRRGAPAAPSRLRVAAARIPAARQAWRAVHQTFQRYHDPHSLAALLRPSSRYAADFLPVYRVAVATEWNGA; translated from the coding sequence ATGTTGACGTTGTGCGTCCCGACCAAGGATCGATCAGACTTTGTGGGCCGCCTCCTGCGCTACTGCGCGGAGGTCCGCATGCCGTATCGGGTGATGATCGGCGATGCCAGCCATCCTGAGCATGTCCAGCGCACGCAAGCGACGGTCAGGTCGGTGCAGTCGCTGGTCAATGTTGAGCATCACCTCTGCCCGGGATTGAGCTCCTGCGCGACCCTGGAATCGCTGAGCCGGCGCATCACGACGCCGTATAGCGTCTTTTTGGGCGATGATGATTTCCTCTGCCCGAGCGGGCTTAAGCGTTGTGCCGAGTTTTTGGACGCGCATCCAGAGTATAGTGCCGCGCACGGCGAGGGGCTGCGGTTTCAGACCGAGGGCAATGGCGCGCAGGGTGCGATTGGTGTCGTGGCCTCGTATCCGCAAGCCGTGATTTCCGCATCAACCGGAGCGCAACGCCTGAAGGAATTTTTCACGGCGAGCCTCTACACCTTGCTGTATTCGGTGCACCGCACGGAAACGTGGCAAGCGATGTTTCAGGGGCTCTCATCGCTTGAGGGCGTGCAGAATCGCAACATGTTTAAAGATGAGCTGATCGCCGTGTCGGTGTCGGTGATCCGCGGCAAAGTCAAAGCGCTCCCCAGGCTCTCGCTCATCCACCAGGTGCATGAGGACAGCTATCGATTTCCGCATGTGTATGATTGGATCGCCCACCCGTCGTGGTATCCGTCGTTCCAGGCGTTCCGCCAACGCCTTATCGATGAGCTCATCCGGCAAGATGGGATCAGCGCCGAGGACGCGAGCCGGGTAGTGGCCCGCGTGTTTTGGCCGTATCTCGCGCGCATCATCGGCGATGAGTGGCGCAAGCAGCGCCGCGGAGCCCCGGCTGCGCCCTCGCGGTTACGAGTGGCGGCAGCGCGGATCCCGGCGGCTCGGCAGGCCTGGCGGGCGGTTCACCAGACGTTTCAGCGCTATCACGATCCGCACTCGCTGGCCGCCTTGCTGCGGCCTTCCTCGCGGTACGCGGCGGATTTTCTTCCGGTGTATCGAGTGGCGGTGGCCACAGAATGGAATGGAGCGTAG